A portion of the Caenorhabditis elegans chromosome III genome contains these proteins:
- the rfp-1 gene encoding E3 ubiquitin-protein ligase bre-1 (Confirmed by transcript evidence), which produces MMKRSNEGIGGENYASSPSDDGQQKRRKIQFEPVRMPAVSNVNDIRARAVVYQTSKLKQQLLYKNKRIAELEKENERSKRRQQTDESNFLKVYNMFSDIEKYICTQTKNEFGEYIGGDTAPTGIDVLGMTNETYNKFFDQAKQNLRNAFVSYAKARHDRAHESTIFIDKLKTLIDSPTFNPNGVHKELTAKAASLAIQNEKLQSEVTKVQSDCYNLERKKRILTDKLSVQENRVQELEHQLEDARFETDKHMRLANKFEYKLATLVSEGQSGGNGGATPSSSGTTNATEKKISAPDIPPSETAAKEIENLRLERDEQESIASRRLQDLEEMNKKVQTLTQENSKLRLETQTFFSVDSIVNSEEYKNLKKYYSLAIKEYERVSKDLEDITTERDAFRSAKEARAMLMSEEHQKTLKEIQCQSDIHNSFYKVSHDSEVLRCEFETVKEEYNKTVKQSEWDEMKATLNTLRSMNRSLKSEKIRLREKDKQSQKDINTLKSELTSLKEAQDKCLLVPLEDVSNAPPEDVNKIRQEYESLCKEVKRLGAMEKQEKQKQVENLQKEVNRQIADKLSELETLRKTNEMLTNDEECISDELEAIGTAVEEEQERNAQLYIEKREQEDRNLKMMNDRMIQNQTFNRLREKLSCLESKAQTDAQIAKMHEFEKKANEELVTKLSESVQFKSAELTRLTNLMEQHRKNIQEVGMSRDENQIKADRCEGQMKQIQELYAAKAREIEDFKFKRQRAEEELETLRIKYERVKRNESVPAQSGDQVLEEANRQMKETLTCPSCKTRPKDCIMLKCYHLFCETCIKTMYDTRQRKCPKCNSNFGANDFHRIFI; this is translated from the exons ATGATGAAAAGAAGTAATGAAGGTATAGGAGGAGAAAATTATGCAAGTAGCCCGAGTGACGATGGACAACAAAAACGACGCAAAATTCAATTCGAACCGGTCCGAATGCCCGCTGTTAGCAACGTG AACGATATAAGAGCTCGTGCCGTAGTTTATCAGACATCTAAATTAAAGCAGCAATTGTTGTACAAAAATAAGCGAATAGCcgaattggaaaaagaaaatgaacgGTCCAAGAGGCGGCAGCAGACAGACGAAAGCAACTTTCTGAAGGTTTATAATATGTTCTCAGAT attgaGAAATACATATGTACACAAACTAAGAATGAGTTTGGAGAATACATCGGAGGAGACACTGCACCAACTGGTATAGACGTTCTTGGAATGACTAATGAAACATATAACAAGTTCTTTGATCAGGCAAAGCAGAATTT ACGGAATGCATTCGTATCGTATGCTAAAGCGCGCCACGATCGGGCTCACGAATCCACCATTTTCATCGATAAACTAAAAACATTGATCGATTCTCCTACCTTCAATCCAAATGGTGTCCATAAGGAGCTTACAGCCAAAGCAGCAAGTTTAGCTATACAAAATGAAAAGCTTCAATCCGAAGTTACCAAAGTTCAAAGCGATTGTTACAATTTGGAACGGAAAAAGCGTATTCTAACGGATAAGCTTTCTGTACAAGAGAACAGAGTTCAAGAATTAGAACATCAATTGGAAGATGCCCGATTTGAAACTGACAAACATATGCGTCTTGCTAACAAATTTGAGTACAAACTAGCCACCCTCGTCTCGGAGGGACAGTCTGGAGGGAACGGAGGGGCGACACCGTCTTCGTCGGGTACAACAAATGCTACTGAGAAGAAGATATCAGCTCCAGATATTCCACCAAGTGAAACAGCTGCAAAAGAA atcgaaaaTCTGCGTCTTGAACGAGATGAACAGGAATCCATTGCATCACGACGCCTTCAAGATCTCGAGGAgatgaataaaaaagttcaaacattAACACAGGAAAATAGCAAGCTAAGACTAGAG ACACAAACTTTCTTCTCTGTGGATTCAATTGTCAACTCGGAGGAATACAAGAATCTTAAAAAGTACTACTCATTAGCAATTAAAGAATACGAGCGAGTCAGCAAAGATCTTGAAGATATCACAACAGAACGTGATGCTTTCCGCAGTGCAAAGGAAGCTCGTGCAATGCTAATGTCTGAAGAACATCAGAAGACGCTGAAGGAAATTCAATGTCAATCGGATATTCACAATTCTTTCTACAAAGTATCTCATGACAGTGAAGTTCTACGCTGCGAATTCGAAACTGTTAAGGAAGAATATAATAAGACGGTGAAGCAAAGCGAGTGGGATGAAATGAAAGCAACTTTGAATACTCTACGATCTATGAATAGATCGTtaaaatcagagaaaattcGTTTGCGCGAAAAGGATAAGCAATCTCAAAAAGATATCAACACTCTCAAGTCTGAGTTAACTTCACTGAAAGAAGCCCAGGATAAATGTCTACTTGTTCCTCTTGAAGACGTTAGTAATGCTCCACCGGAAGATGTTAATAAAATTCGTCAAGAATACGAATCTTTGTGTAAAGAAGTAAAACGACTGGGAGCAATGGAAAAACAGGAGAAGCAGAAACAAGTCGAA AATTTACAGAAAGAAGTCAATCGTCAAATTGCTGATAAATTGTCCGAATTGGAGACTCTTCGTAAGACCAATGAAATGCTGACTAATGACGAAGAATGCATATCTGATGAGTTAGAAGCCATTGGAACAGCTGTAGAAGAAGAACAAGAACGGAATGCTCAACTGTACATTGAGAAGCGGGAACAGGAGGatcgaaatctgaaaatgatgaatgaTCGAATGATTCAGAATCAGACATTTAATCGATTGCGTGAAAAATTGTCTTGTTTGGAAAGTAAAGCACAAACAGATGCTCAAATAGCAAAAATGCACGAATTTGAGAAGAAAGCAAATGAAGAGTTGGTAACTAAACTGTCGGAATCAGTTCAGTTCAAATCTGCCGAATTAAC aCGTCTCACAAACTTGATGGAACAACATAGAAAGAACATTCAAGAAGTTGGAATGTCACGAGACGAAAACCAAATTAAAGCGGATCGATGTGAAGGTCAAATGAAGCAAATTCAAGAATTATACGCTGCCAAGGCACGTGAAATCGaagattttaaattcaagAGACAACGTGCTGAAGAGGAACTTGAGACGCTTCGAATTAAATATGAACGAGTAAAACGAAATGAGTCTGTACCGGCTCAAAGTGGTGATCAAGTCCTCGAGGAAGCGAATCGACAAATGAAAGAAACACTGACTTGTCCATCATGTAAAACGAGGCCAAAGGATTGTATTATGCTCAAATGCTATCATTTATTCTGTGAAACTTGCATTAAGACTAT gtaCGACACTCGTCAACGGAAATGCCCGAAATGCAACAGCAACTTCGGAGCCAATGACTTCCATCGTATTTTCATCTAG
- the rfp-1 gene encoding E3 ubiquitin-protein ligase bre-1 (Confirmed by transcript evidence): protein MMKRSNEGIGGENYASSPSDDGQQKRRKIQFEPVRMPAVSNVNDIRARAVVYQTSKLKQQLLYKNKRIAELEKENERSKRRQQTDESNFLKVYNMFSDIEKYICTQTKNEFGEYIGGDTAPTGIDVLGMTNETYNKFFDQAKQNLRNAFVSYAKARHDRAHESTIFIDKLKTLIDSPTFNPNGVHKELTAKAASLAIQNEKLQSEVTKVQSDCYNLERKKRILTDKLSVQENRVQELEHQLEDARFETDKHMRLANKFEYKLATLVSEGQSGGNGGATPSSSGTTNATEKKISAPDIPPSETAAKEIENLRLERDEQESIASRRLQDLEEMNKKVQTLTQENSKLRLETQTFFSVDSIVNSEEYKNLKKYYSLAIKEYERVSKDLEDITTERDAFRSAKEARAMLMSEEHQKTLKEIQCQSDIHNSFYKVSHDSEVLRCEFETVKEEYNKTVKQSEWDEMKATLNTLRSMNRSLKSEKIRLREKDKQSQKDINTLKSELTSLKEAQDKCLLVPLEDVSNAPPEDVNKIRQEYESLCKEVKRLGAMEKQEKQKQVEKEVNRQIADKLSELETLRKTNEMLTNDEECISDELEAIGTAVEEEQERNAQLYIEKREQEDRNLKMMNDRMIQNQTFNRLREKLSCLESKAQTDAQIAKMHEFEKKANEELVTKLSESVQFKSAELTRLTNLMEQHRKNIQEVGMSRDENQIKADRCEGQMKQIQELYAAKAREIEDFKFKRQRAEEELETLRIKYERVKRNESVPAQSGDQVLEEANRQMKETLTCPSCKTRPKDCIMLKCYHLFCETCIKTMYDTRQRKCPKCNSNFGANDFHRIFI from the exons ATGATGAAAAGAAGTAATGAAGGTATAGGAGGAGAAAATTATGCAAGTAGCCCGAGTGACGATGGACAACAAAAACGACGCAAAATTCAATTCGAACCGGTCCGAATGCCCGCTGTTAGCAACGTG AACGATATAAGAGCTCGTGCCGTAGTTTATCAGACATCTAAATTAAAGCAGCAATTGTTGTACAAAAATAAGCGAATAGCcgaattggaaaaagaaaatgaacgGTCCAAGAGGCGGCAGCAGACAGACGAAAGCAACTTTCTGAAGGTTTATAATATGTTCTCAGAT attgaGAAATACATATGTACACAAACTAAGAATGAGTTTGGAGAATACATCGGAGGAGACACTGCACCAACTGGTATAGACGTTCTTGGAATGACTAATGAAACATATAACAAGTTCTTTGATCAGGCAAAGCAGAATTT ACGGAATGCATTCGTATCGTATGCTAAAGCGCGCCACGATCGGGCTCACGAATCCACCATTTTCATCGATAAACTAAAAACATTGATCGATTCTCCTACCTTCAATCCAAATGGTGTCCATAAGGAGCTTACAGCCAAAGCAGCAAGTTTAGCTATACAAAATGAAAAGCTTCAATCCGAAGTTACCAAAGTTCAAAGCGATTGTTACAATTTGGAACGGAAAAAGCGTATTCTAACGGATAAGCTTTCTGTACAAGAGAACAGAGTTCAAGAATTAGAACATCAATTGGAAGATGCCCGATTTGAAACTGACAAACATATGCGTCTTGCTAACAAATTTGAGTACAAACTAGCCACCCTCGTCTCGGAGGGACAGTCTGGAGGGAACGGAGGGGCGACACCGTCTTCGTCGGGTACAACAAATGCTACTGAGAAGAAGATATCAGCTCCAGATATTCCACCAAGTGAAACAGCTGCAAAAGAA atcgaaaaTCTGCGTCTTGAACGAGATGAACAGGAATCCATTGCATCACGACGCCTTCAAGATCTCGAGGAgatgaataaaaaagttcaaacattAACACAGGAAAATAGCAAGCTAAGACTAGAG ACACAAACTTTCTTCTCTGTGGATTCAATTGTCAACTCGGAGGAATACAAGAATCTTAAAAAGTACTACTCATTAGCAATTAAAGAATACGAGCGAGTCAGCAAAGATCTTGAAGATATCACAACAGAACGTGATGCTTTCCGCAGTGCAAAGGAAGCTCGTGCAATGCTAATGTCTGAAGAACATCAGAAGACGCTGAAGGAAATTCAATGTCAATCGGATATTCACAATTCTTTCTACAAAGTATCTCATGACAGTGAAGTTCTACGCTGCGAATTCGAAACTGTTAAGGAAGAATATAATAAGACGGTGAAGCAAAGCGAGTGGGATGAAATGAAAGCAACTTTGAATACTCTACGATCTATGAATAGATCGTtaaaatcagagaaaattcGTTTGCGCGAAAAGGATAAGCAATCTCAAAAAGATATCAACACTCTCAAGTCTGAGTTAACTTCACTGAAAGAAGCCCAGGATAAATGTCTACTTGTTCCTCTTGAAGACGTTAGTAATGCTCCACCGGAAGATGTTAATAAAATTCGTCAAGAATACGAATCTTTGTGTAAAGAAGTAAAACGACTGGGAGCAATGGAAAAACAGGAGAAGCAGAAACAAGTCGAA AAAGAAGTCAATCGTCAAATTGCTGATAAATTGTCCGAATTGGAGACTCTTCGTAAGACCAATGAAATGCTGACTAATGACGAAGAATGCATATCTGATGAGTTAGAAGCCATTGGAACAGCTGTAGAAGAAGAACAAGAACGGAATGCTCAACTGTACATTGAGAAGCGGGAACAGGAGGatcgaaatctgaaaatgatgaatgaTCGAATGATTCAGAATCAGACATTTAATCGATTGCGTGAAAAATTGTCTTGTTTGGAAAGTAAAGCACAAACAGATGCTCAAATAGCAAAAATGCACGAATTTGAGAAGAAAGCAAATGAAGAGTTGGTAACTAAACTGTCGGAATCAGTTCAGTTCAAATCTGCCGAATTAAC aCGTCTCACAAACTTGATGGAACAACATAGAAAGAACATTCAAGAAGTTGGAATGTCACGAGACGAAAACCAAATTAAAGCGGATCGATGTGAAGGTCAAATGAAGCAAATTCAAGAATTATACGCTGCCAAGGCACGTGAAATCGaagattttaaattcaagAGACAACGTGCTGAAGAGGAACTTGAGACGCTTCGAATTAAATATGAACGAGTAAAACGAAATGAGTCTGTACCGGCTCAAAGTGGTGATCAAGTCCTCGAGGAAGCGAATCGACAAATGAAAGAAACACTGACTTGTCCATCATGTAAAACGAGGCCAAAGGATTGTATTATGCTCAAATGCTATCATTTATTCTGTGAAACTTGCATTAAGACTAT gtaCGACACTCGTCAACGGAAATGCCCGAAATGCAACAGCAACTTCGGAGCCAATGACTTCCATCGTATTTTCATCTAG
- the R05D3.8 gene encoding Putative RNA-binding protein R05D3.8 (Confirmed by transcript evidence) yields MVKRIFVQGLDSYTTESTVKKYFEQFGTLYECILPPPPRYSVFDNGPDEEKISTRSSIRYEPVENDDVLDDELDVERYDVEKHGDFESYMKKIGEGEAFIKEPRKTSAGYAYITFVDSNGYSNCMKSDIHEIDRAKCTVEPAKDENDKKLKVESKRLFVSYFPLDRLTSKELKMNFGAYGKITDVEFVSDSEGPLHFCIITFADSRSVDVLLTKSIYIRDVLMFTRRAVLKESVKIAEHKIKEQEQQNLVQLPPNHTAYLTPSRPVTSVHASSSASSNHYDPSAAAGYAPLYHQPPESDPLSQCGYGPRKW; encoded by the exons ATGGTAAAAAGGATTTTTGTGCAAGGATTGGATAGCTATACAACGGAATCgacagttaaaaaatattttgaacaatttggaACTTTATACGAGTGCATTCTACCTCCTCCTCCTAGATATTCG gTATTCGACAATGGACCAGACGAggagaaaatttcaacacGATCATCGATTCGATATGAGCCTGTGGAAAATGATGATGTATTAGATGACGAGCTCGATGTCGAACGATACGATGTTGAAAAACACGGCGATTTTGAGAGTTACATGA aaaaaattggagaaggTGAAGCATTTATCAAAGAGCCGAGAAAGACTAGCGCAGGCTACGCCTACATCACTTTCGTTGATTCGAACGGATATTCAAATTGCATGAAATCAGATATTCATGAAATCGATCGAGCCAAATGCACTGTTGAGCCAGCAAAAGATGAAAATGATAAGAAGTTGAAAGTAGAATCAAAACGACTTTttgtttcttattttccaCTAGACAGATTAACTTCAAAAgaactgaaaatgaattttggaGCCTACGGAAAAATCACAGATGTAGAATTTGTCAgt GATTCAGAAGGGCCGCTTCACTTCTGCATTATAACTTTCGCAGACTCCAGATCTGTTGATGTTCTTCTAACCAAGTCAATATACATCAGG gatgTTCTGATGTTCACCCGACGTGCTGTATTGAAGGAGTCCGTTAAAATAGCGGAACATAAGATAAAAGAGCAGGAACAACAAAACCTCGTGCAACTA CCTCCAAATCACACTGCTTATCTAACGCCGTCACGTCCCGTAACTTCTGTACATGCCTCATCATCTGCTTCATCAAATCACTATGATCCATCTGCAGCAGCAGGATATGCACCACTATATCATCAACCACCAGAATCAGATCCATTGTCTCAATGTGGCTATGGACCGAGAAAATGGTAG